The Capra hircus breed San Clemente chromosome 22, ASM170441v1, whole genome shotgun sequence DNA segment ATTAATCTGTGTGGTGACAATGCTTATGACTTACCCTCAGAGACTCTCAAGTATGCAGTACCTTATTACTAACCAGTCATCATGCTGTGGATTAGAGCTTCAGAACTTTTTCTTCTTATAGCTGGAAATGTGTACCCTTTGACCTAAATCACCCCtttcccccagctcctggcaaccaccattatATTCACTGTTTCTATGaaacaggcttttaaaaaattcacttatttgtggaataaaaaaacaaaaaacacttcacACATGCTCTTTGGAAATAATCCTAGGAAGCTGTGCCTTTGACCCAGACTCCCCAGTGGATGGCACCGTATGTAACTGTAGTACACTAAAaccatacacatatttatattttaaaggaactATAATATTTCTCCTTTATGTATTTCAGAATACACATAGAACCTGAGAGATTGTTTCCTTTtaagttttttctctctctgcctacCATTAAATGTTGGTGGTTTAGGTTCAGCATGAAGCCCTCTTTTCTTCTTACCTATTGTCCCAAGGCTACTATTTTCTGAAGTTTGAACATGTACTACTGGTAGAATGTAACGTGATTTTAGACGATGTGAGAATAAATATTAGATAGGAATGTACAGTCAACTATGTTTTTTACTGTCTTCCATTTCCACTCACTGAATTTACATTTAGAATAGTGATCAAGGTTCTTTATAAAATAACTTTAAGTAGAGTGTTAACTTTAAAAGTTCTAAGTTAATTTTAATACAGGCTATAGGCAGATACAGGAAAAACACTGAAgataggggactttcctggtggtccagggtctaagacttcacactcacaatgcagggggcctggattcaatctctggtcaggaaactagatcccacgtgctgctactaagacctggtgtagccaaataaataaagaaatacttttttaaaaaaagtactgAAGATAATATCAGGTGACTGAGGTTTGAGAAAGATGCCTCTAGATCATTTAGGTCCCTCCCTCTGGTCACGCACTTAATACAGATCTCTATTCTGACCATTCTGCTCACATATCCTATTGCTGTCTGAGTTTATCAACTTTAAAGTTTCAAGGACGCCTTAAGCTGGACACAAGCTGACAGAACTCAtcacctgcccccaccctcccaccccacctccaatcTGATTCTTCTccagtctttctcttctctgaaaatGGATCCACCATCCATTTCTTCCCACAGTCAGAACTGACATATCATTATTCGCTCCCTCCTGTTCTTCAGCCCTCACAGCAGATCCTGTTCATTCCACCTTCCAAAGGCCCCTCATACTTGCCACCTTAGCCCAAACCAACGTCTTCTTCTGTTTGCATTCCTTCGCCACCGTTCCTCTCTTCTttgcccccactccccaccctcttGGAGTCTCATCTCCTACTGCAGCTGGCGTAATTTCTTTCTCGGGAATTAAGAAGCCATCCCTggcttcctcctgcccacaggCTATGCCTCTGTAAGACACGACTTCTCACCCCCTGCCCGGCTTCCTCCCTCATTGCTCTTACTTCCCTCCCGCTTTTCACTAACACTTACTGGACCTCAGATGTCTTTGACGTACTTTACATCAGATTCCCTACTTGGAATGCCACCACTCCCCACCGGCCCTCACCCCTAGATCACTCTTAATCTCATTTTTCAGATCACAACTATACCTTAATTTTCCAGGAGCTCTTTTTTGACCACCAAGCCCAAAATGGTCCCTCTGTTTTACTCTTTCAGGCCAGCTGTTATGGTGTGGCTCACATTTCTTGGTGCCTGTTAATTGTCTTACCTCTGTGAAAGTCTTAAACTGGGTTTGCAGCAGATTTTTGGCAGTAGCTTTTCCGAGTTTACCATCAGGGTCAGAAGAGTTTCTGAAAACCAGAGCAGCGGTGGCAATGGCTTTTTCCAGATCTGAGCCCTTGCGTAGAGCTGTGAGAGCAGAAATGTACAACCGTGTAGCCTAGGTT contains these protein-coding regions:
- the SNTN gene encoding sentan isoform X1, with the protein product MCGCVHSTQDQALHLEGEPNPPAAPTSTLAPKNMPKSISISKQLASIKALRKGSDLEKAIATAALVFRNSSDPDGKLGKATAKNLLQTQFKTFTEVRQLTGTKKCEPHHNSWPERVKQRDHFGLGGQKRAPGKLRYSCDLKNEIKSDLGVRAGGEWWHSK